Genomic segment of Panicum virgatum strain AP13 chromosome 9N, P.virgatum_v5, whole genome shotgun sequence:
aagaaaaccTTAGTCATAGCAAGTTATAAAAGAACTTTCAAACTATACTAGTTGAATTATAATTTCTTTACAAGGCCAAGAAGAACAAATAGAAACAAGAATGCATCATTCAACTATTACTCTATTGTCATGCAATAAAAAACATTTCAAGGTGGAATTCCTTTCTCAATGTGAAACACAACCTAGAACATATCCAAAATATTGTAGAGTATTAACGAACCTTTTTAATCTCATCTTCAAGCTTGAGGACCGACTGAGCCGCATGATGTTTACCAAAGTGCTGCTTATCAAAGATAATTCTGGCTTCTTCATTTGCCATCTCATGAACTTGCTGCAGTTTTTCTACAGGTACCGGTAGGCCTAAGCCATCCATTTTGTCCCTATACACCTTCAGACAGCGCTCAAGAATGGCTTTATTAAAAATTTCAACAAGGGATCCTGTTGATGGAATTTCACCTTTATTCAAAGCCTCAAGAATCTGAAACACGAGAGGAAAAGTTACCAAAAGTTCAAATGGATCAAATACATGTCAGCAATTACTATATCCGAAAGTATTTTACCTGCTGCAGGAAAGACACAAAGTCCTTTCCGTTCAGAGTTTTCCCCTGCACAATTTTTGGTTTTATGATGGATGCAACCAGCTGCTTTAATTGTTCCCGACGTTTCACATATAACGGTTCAAGCTCTTTGTCCTCCATGTCACATAATTTTGTTCTTTGCAGATGAGGCTGTATAAATAAAATCAATATCCATATGATTTATCGGCATGCACAGTACAAACCAAAAGCATCAACATTTATCGGCACCATAGAAAAGAAAATGGTACCAACGTTAAACACACTAAAGTTCTATTGCAGAGCAGTCGACAATTTAATTTAAATAATTTTAGGAAATCATAAGAAATGCACCTGAGGCAAGCTAAAAGCGGTGCTGTTGTCACCCATAACTGCCAAAGAATCTCTGATTTGATTGACCTAAAAGCACATAGAAAGCAAATATTGTAGCAGAGTTTGGATCTAAATAGTTATGGGAATCATAGAACAGAAGCATAGATTTCATGAACAAACTATACCTCATCGATATATTTGTCCCCTGCATAAATATACACACAAAAAAACACATCAATTCAACTAGACACGAGAGATCGTTAGATGCTTTaatatcactaaaataaaaccaGCCAATATGACTGCAGGAACTAACCATTATCATTAGGCACCCGTTGGAGGGCTTCATTAACCATTTGCTGTACAGATTTTCCTTCTGTCGAAAATGTCAAAGAATCCACCATTAGAGAAAATTCACATATTTTGCACAAGTAAATATGGTTTACTAATAATAAAAGAGTGGTTGGCAGAATACGAGACACATATGAAAAGATTAGGGCACTACTCTAACGAATGACAAACTAATTATTTAGAGAGCAAAATATTGTGTTATAATATATTTAATCTACAAAAGTTTAAGCTCCTCTTACATAGTAGGAATCATAGAACAGTAAGAAATATATCAACAAGGTGTCACAGCCGTCGCTATAGGCTGAAAAGCCCATTCCTTTAGCAAGCCACCATTGTGGAGAGGTTGAACAACAAATGTCTTAAAAATCACATCAGACTATACAGGGGCATATACAGGAAAGTCTTCAACCTGGTGCTAGACCAGTTAGGAATAGCCAGGCATGCAACTGACCTGTAGAAATTAGCTTAAATTTTACTTTCTTCAACCTATGTATTAGGTGGAGTTAAGTGAGTCAGTTAATTTGGACTGATGCTTCATCACCCCCAGCATAGGTCCTGGCTCCGACACTGAGACTATATGACCAAAATTAACGCAACATTATCCTACAAGCTGTTGAAATGCTGATAGTAAATCAAAATATGGATACACTAGCACAGTTGCAAATAAAATAAAGCATATGAAATTGCACATTCacgcaatttttttttccaatggATAGCTAGGGCAAATAAGCACTTTTAGGAGTTAAGTCCATTTAACTTACAAATTGAGTTTTTACCAGTTCATAAAACAGCACAATTATGGTGCAGAATAAAAACATGTTTGCGACATGTGATCACACAAAAACTGAAGTAGAGATAATTCCAGGTATCACAAGTAATTCATGGTACCATTTCTCTTACTTTCTGCAGCACAATGACTATTATAACACAAACTGAGACCCAAACAGAAGTGGTTGCAAGCTGCTCGTATGTGATTGATTACATGCAGCAGATTGCAGAACAATTTCCACAATTCAATCAAAGATTCTGGTTTAAAGGTCAAGCTTTTGCACTCCCAAACAAATTGAAACTGTTCGCAAATCATCTTAATAGAGAACCATTTTACAAGAAACTTACGGAGGAAATCTCTCTGGATAAGCCAGAGAAGCTTTGCAGGCTCAAAAGCCACATCTTGTCCCTGAGGAAACAATAAACACATTCCATAAAAAAGCTGTCTGTATTCCTGTTTTGCAGGCTCATATTCATGAAAATGGAGCATTACCTTCACTCTGCAAAACACCATAAGGCACGgggagaaaagagaagaaaaaaagaggagaaacGTTAGTGTTGAAGTCTTGAAGATTGAAAAGAAAATACAAGCCGCAAAAGAGAGATGGCAAACCTTCCATAGAATTCTTCAGCAATTTCAACAGCAAATGAAAGCCTAGATATATCAGCTTCACGCACCTGCAATCCCATCACAATAAAATTAAAAACCAACGAACAAACACACACAAAAACACACACTAGCAGAGTGAGAGAAACTGCACCGTCTCAGGAAGATTGTAGATAAGCACCGAACTTAAGACAGTTGCCAAAGCAAATATCCTACAATTGGGGAAAAAGGCTACAATGGTGAATTCTCCGTCCTAGGAAAAGAAAAGCAGAAAGAGGTCATTTCTAGGCACACACCTGTCATCATATACATTTGATTTCCCAACACTTTCAAATCCTTCTGTGTCTAGATAAAGGACAGAAACTTTGGAACCATCAACATCCATCTCAACAGGAGTACCCCAAATCCAAATACCTGCAACAATAGGAAAACATGCAATGATTGCTTCATAATCTTTTCCATAAGAAAATAGACAAGATAGCAACAAGGCACAAGTCTAGAGAAATTGGTAATTACATCACCTTTAGTTTTAGTATCACGCATATGACCAACTCCAAAACCTGCATAATTAAGTTTGTCACATCCTCAAATAGTCCTAGTATGTATTTCAGTGAATCCATGTTTATAATACCATAAGCAGTGTCTAACTACCTTTATCACATGATAAGGAGAGAAGCTGGTTGAGGAGAAAAGATTTTCCAGATCGGTAGGGACCAATGACCTGGGTTCACAAGCATTGATCATTTAGGTGTCAACATTGCAATACGCAATCATTAAGATTGTCATTGGTCTTATTCGATAACGTAAAATGACAAACAGTTTACAACTTATTCAAACTTACACCAACAATGGCAATAGGATTTTCAATCCTGCGAATTGCATCTAGACCTTGTTCTGAGAGACGAAGTTTAGTGTGTCCATGGTCTGGCTCCACTATTGGAAACCTGTAATTACACACAGTCAATAGTTGATAGTAGGCTGACTTAATGATCTACTCCATTAAATACTTCCTTGAAAAGCATGAATAATGTAAGTTAATGTTACATATTTCCAATCAAAAGTAGAAGAGAATAGTTAATAGTAACACACAGCTGAGAGGTGGGGGGTCAGCAGCAAGGTTCCATAACCAAAAGAGTGCAGAAGCAAGTGGCCTCTGACTCAATGACTCAAAACCACATACAAAACTTTGCAGTGAGGTCTTATATGTTTAGTGCCCATATCCACTCAATAGAGAAAGGTACTGAGCTATTAACATTTAGAAATCTCGAAAGAAAGCCAAAACATTAACCATCTTTTGTTGTTCAGTACGATCCATAGGCTCAGACAAATTCTACGTAAAGTTTGCGAATGTAAAAGTAGGAAACGATTCGCTCAGCAACTTCAACTAAAAAGCTACAAAACAAGCATATACTTGAAGCTTGATAAATTGAAAGGTTGGGCACCTAGCAATGTTTGAAGTTATTCAAATTACAAGCTTATGTAAGAGCACGCAAAAAATATCCAAACAGAGACATTTCCAAAACAAGGGTACCACATCCACTGTGTCATTGTCCAGTCAAAGTAGTCCAAATTTCGACATCCTTGCAAACTGAATCAATTGCACCCATAAGAATAAATTTCGGTAACaaaatggcaaaaaaaaaacaccattcCTCTTGGCCTGCTCCATTTACAAGGCATGAACTACCAACCACGTATTATTCCTCGACATCTCACCAAACCTGTTCTTCTATTAACTCCCGTCAAGTCGACATGAGAAATTCATGGCACAACATACAAGACGGCGGGATTCAGTTTGGGAGGTGAAAACGTTAACCAGAAATGTCCCAAATTGCATGCGATGTATGGCGAGCAGAGCGCTCCCGTTCCCTACGCTACAACACCTCACCATCGCGTGGCATGCACGGCCCGGACGGCACATGCTTCCACCAGTCAACGCACGAGCAATGCTCGCCCACAGACGCAACGCGACACTTCGCGCAATCCAATGCGAAATCCCAGCGCAAGCAACCGGGAACGGCGGCAGCACCGACAGAGCAGACACGCGGAATCAGAACCGAGAATACTTACGCGCGCTCGAGCTCGTCGGGATCGGGATCCCCCGCGGCGACTCCCGCGGCTGCCGCAACCGCGAGCAGCACCAGCGCCAGCGCGCGGATCCCCGgggcccgccgcccccgccccatcCCCTGCCCCTGTGCCCCGCGGCCAAtcacctcctcctcgacccaGATCTCCGCCCCGCGAGCGAAGGCGACACCGTGAGCTCCGCAATGCGGCGAGCGGCAATGGCCAGCGCGGGCGCCGTCGCCTGGGCGCCGGGCGGCGACAAGCAGGATCCAGCAAGGgtaagaggaggaggaggaggcgggcgagcGCGGGATCTGGGGCTAGGGTTTTGGCGTGCGCGCGGATTCGTTGTTGCTTCGGCGCGAGGGAATGAATGGGAAGAACTGGAGCCGGGACGACGAGGTCGGAACTTGGAAGGGGGAGAGGAAACTTTTCGGGGAACGGGAAGACGGAGGAGGGGGTGTGATGCGAGCGGCGAGGGCTCCGCTTCCGTATTTAAGCGGGCAATTGTTTAGCAATTTATGACGTCGATTAATGTGGTTAATCGCGTCGATTAAATTTTACCGGGCCCGCATGGCAGTGGGACTGGGCTGTGGGTTTGGTGCGCAAAAGCTGGGGCCCATGGGTGCTGGGGCCTTGTGTCGTGGTGCGAGCCACGACTTGGCGGGGGGAGACGCCGAGACGGGCAGACGGCGAACAGCGACAGCGAGCTCCCTGAGGATGAGGAACGGGCACGTTAGCGGGCCCACATGGCGGTGACTGACTGGTCGACTCGTAGGAACAGAAGATCTGGTGCGCTACTGCTTCGTGCGTTGGTCGCCCGCGCCGTCGTCTGATGCTCAACTAC
This window contains:
- the LOC120690226 gene encoding guanylate-binding protein 4-like isoform X2, with translation MGRGRRAPGIRALALVLLAVAAAAGVAAGDPDPDELERAFPIVEPDHGHTKLRLSEQGLDAIRRIENPIAIVGVIGPYRSGKSFLLNQLLSLSCDKGFGVGHMRDTKTKGIWIWGTPVEMDVDGSKVSVLYLDTEGFESVGKSNVYDDRIFALATVLSSVLIYNLPETVREADISRLSFAVEIAEEFYGRVKGQDVAFEPAKLLWLIQRDFLQGKSVQQMVNEALQRVPNDNGDKYIDEVNQIRDSLAVMGDNSTAFSLPQPHLQRTKLCDMEDKELEPLYVKRREQLKQLVASIIKPKIVQGKTLNGKDFVSFLQQILEALNKGEIPSTGSLVEIFNKAILERCLKVYRDKMDGLGLPVPVEKLQQVHEMANEEARIIFDKQHFGKHHAAQSVLKLEDEIKKVCTL
- the LOC120690226 gene encoding guanylate-binding protein 4-like isoform X1 — its product is MGRGRRAPGIRALALVLLAVAAAAGVAAGDPDPDELERAFPIVEPDHGHTKLRLSEQGLDAIRRIENPIAIVGVIGPYRSGKSFLLNQLLSLSCDKGFGVGHMRDTKTKGIWIWGTPVEMDVDGSKVSVLYLDTEGFESVGKSNVYDDRIFALATVLSSVLIYNLPETVREADISRLSFAVEIAEEFYGRVKGQDVAFEPAKLLWLIQRDFLQGKSVQQMVNEALQRVPNDNGDKYIDEVNQIRDSLAVMGDNSTAFSLPQPHLQRTKLCDMEDKELEPLYVKRREQLKQLVASIIKPKIVQGKTLNGKDFVSFLQQILEALNKGEIPSTGSLVEIFNKAILERCLKVYRDKMDGLGLPVPVEKLQQVHEMANEEARIIFDKQHFGKHHAAQSVLKLEDEIKKVYRNFLLANEYQSSKLCEARFSECEDKMDHLQVLKLPSMAKFNAGFTHCNQSFVRECVGPAKESYERRMSKMLVKARALFIKEYNNKLFNWLVTFSLVMVVIGRFVIKFFLLEIVAWVMFIFLETYTRMFWSAESLYYNPAWHIIVSSWETIVYSPILDLDRWAIPIVIMLSFGLLYWRCFGGRRKRGRGSLLPVYKNSYKNSTRPRSD